A window from Corynebacterium urogenitale encodes these proteins:
- a CDS encoding lipase family protein translates to MITTHTLRGALKAASSTTTALATATALLTFPVVAHAADDSEDSGAQASSLLSSVSDNQYPNGPSTGSSSPNPRTEKGDVDPFYETGDLTPSKAGEILRDQETNISGPLPGVRLSLPKTATKVIYTTTLADGTTVPVSGYMVEPNTPWKGEGERPTVVIGRGTVGQGDQCAPSRNWPLNDAPDPFTTGRLVSLEGLYDGIFATQGVRVFVTDYVGMGTPGMHTYMNRLEQAHAMLDGARAARNLVESRGGNFGKVGFYGHSQGGGASAAAVEEAAGYAPDLDVAGAYASAPPANLDEVQKKIDGSDLMGAIGFTINGLVVRYPHLAEDLNRHLSEEGKATIEDLSTMCTDEIEDKYGYQTTGQWTVDGRSLDELLDDLPEGEKAMNEQRIGNGTPAAPVMIISGRYDANVEYNQAKNLAKQWCEKGSQVVYRDDIMPPLADYNHFIQAVSGGPFGIGFLLNRFNNRPLSGTCSGFNGNGSGSSAANSGGDNLSGS, encoded by the coding sequence ATGATCACCACACACACTCTCCGCGGCGCCCTCAAGGCCGCCAGCTCAACAACCACCGCCCTGGCCACTGCAACGGCACTGCTGACATTCCCCGTCGTCGCCCACGCCGCCGACGACTCCGAAGATTCCGGCGCGCAAGCCAGCTCCCTGCTCTCCTCCGTCAGCGACAACCAATACCCCAACGGCCCTTCCACCGGCTCCTCCTCGCCCAACCCCCGCACCGAAAAGGGCGACGTAGACCCGTTCTACGAAACCGGCGACCTCACTCCAAGCAAAGCCGGCGAAATCCTCCGCGACCAAGAAACAAATATCTCCGGCCCACTACCCGGCGTACGCCTATCCCTGCCCAAGACAGCAACGAAGGTCATCTACACGACGACGCTGGCCGACGGCACCACAGTGCCCGTTTCCGGCTACATGGTGGAACCCAACACTCCTTGGAAAGGCGAAGGCGAGCGCCCAACCGTCGTCATCGGGCGTGGCACAGTCGGCCAAGGCGACCAATGCGCGCCATCACGGAACTGGCCACTCAACGACGCACCGGACCCTTTCACCACTGGGCGACTCGTCTCCCTCGAAGGCCTCTACGACGGCATCTTTGCCACTCAAGGCGTGCGTGTCTTCGTCACCGACTATGTGGGCATGGGCACTCCCGGCATGCACACCTACATGAACCGCCTAGAGCAAGCGCACGCCATGCTGGATGGAGCCCGTGCGGCGCGCAACCTCGTGGAATCCCGCGGCGGCAACTTCGGCAAGGTCGGCTTCTACGGCCACTCCCAGGGCGGCGGCGCCTCGGCTGCTGCGGTGGAGGAAGCCGCAGGCTATGCACCGGATCTAGATGTCGCAGGTGCCTATGCTTCCGCACCACCGGCAAACCTGGACGAAGTGCAGAAGAAGATCGATGGCTCCGACCTGATGGGGGCAATCGGCTTCACCATCAACGGCCTCGTTGTCCGCTACCCGCACCTGGCGGAGGACCTGAACCGGCACCTCTCCGAGGAAGGTAAGGCCACCATCGAGGATCTGTCCACGATGTGTACGGATGAGATCGAAGACAAATATGGCTACCAGACCACTGGCCAATGGACGGTCGATGGCCGTTCTCTGGATGAGTTGCTGGACGACCTGCCAGAGGGCGAGAAAGCCATGAATGAGCAGCGCATTGGCAATGGCACTCCAGCAGCGCCGGTGATGATTATCTCCGGGCGCTACGATGCCAATGTGGAGTACAACCAGGCCAAGAACCTGGCGAAACAGTGGTGTGAGAAGGGCTCGCAGGTCGTCTACCGGGATGACATCATGCCGCCACTGGCTGATTACAACCACTTCATCCAGGCTGTCTCCGGTGGGCCTTTCGGCATCGGCTTCCTGCTCAACCGCTTTAACAACCGCCCACTGAGCGGCACCTGCAGTGGTTTCAATGG